A genomic window from Streptomyces brevispora includes:
- a CDS encoding IS4 family transposase, whose amino-acid sequence MHPWIGLSDDVRLGLVTEWIVPELVDEVLAACGRRDAKPRPLSSRFMVYFVLALALFQQDSYDDVAENLVGALGEMDQSVPNKSSFTRARQQLGAAPLEGVFRRVAGAIAPPTLEAAFWRGMRVAAVDGFLLDMPENDTTRAVFGGQVDSAGRPIGFPQARAVTLTETSTHATIDARIGSFRSGGGEPALATETAVSAAGMLVIMDRAFPGVALWKAYTQAGAHLLIRARTFVAAKPAEVLPDGTYLTRMNLAGQRRSHPGGVTVRVIDYQIDGGETVRLLTDLLDPGAWPAEELAALYHERWEVESAFRQLKTIQRGKAEVLRSVSPELVRQEIWAHLTLHHCLNRIILRLADGEGLDPDRISFVKVLKHTRRSVVLQAGRSTRHLRQFMKRMATKVVRKLDNGLRRLREADRYTRHPVSQYIVRKKDQARRGTRRVPEKIITLAPAILQ is encoded by the coding sequence ATGCATCCGTGGATCGGGTTATCTGATGATGTCCGGCTCGGGTTGGTCACCGAGTGGATTGTTCCTGAGCTGGTGGACGAGGTGCTGGCCGCGTGCGGTCGGCGGGATGCCAAGCCCCGTCCCCTGTCGAGCCGGTTCATGGTCTACTTCGTGCTTGCTCTGGCGCTGTTCCAGCAGGACTCCTACGACGATGTTGCGGAGAACCTCGTCGGGGCCCTGGGCGAGATGGACCAGTCGGTCCCGAACAAGTCGTCATTCACCAGGGCCCGGCAGCAGCTTGGGGCCGCGCCGCTGGAAGGAGTGTTCCGCCGTGTCGCGGGGGCGATCGCTCCGCCCACACTCGAGGCGGCGTTCTGGCGCGGGATGAGAGTCGCCGCAGTCGACGGGTTCTTGCTGGACATGCCGGAGAACGATACGACACGTGCCGTTTTTGGCGGGCAGGTGGACAGTGCCGGTCGTCCCATCGGGTTCCCGCAGGCCAGAGCGGTGACGCTGACCGAGACCAGTACGCACGCCACGATCGACGCGCGAATAGGCAGCTTCAGGAGTGGCGGTGGCGAGCCCGCGCTGGCGACAGAGACGGCCGTCAGCGCCGCCGGCATGCTGGTGATCATGGACCGTGCCTTCCCCGGTGTCGCGCTGTGGAAGGCATACACGCAGGCCGGAGCACACTTGCTGATCAGAGCCCGCACCTTCGTCGCCGCGAAGCCCGCGGAGGTCTTGCCTGACGGGACCTATCTGACCCGGATGAATCTCGCTGGGCAGCGGCGCTCCCATCCGGGCGGGGTGACAGTGAGGGTGATCGACTACCAGATCGACGGCGGCGAGACCGTCAGGCTGCTGACTGACCTGCTCGATCCCGGGGCCTGGCCCGCCGAGGAGCTGGCAGCCCTGTATCACGAGCGCTGGGAGGTTGAATCCGCTTTCCGGCAGCTGAAGACCATTCAGCGGGGAAAGGCCGAGGTGCTGCGGTCGGTGTCGCCGGAACTGGTGCGGCAGGAGATCTGGGCACACCTGACCCTCCATCACTGCCTGAATCGGATCATCCTGCGGCTGGCAGACGGCGAGGGTCTGGACCCCGACCGGATCTCGTTCGTCAAAGTCCTCAAGCACACACGACGCAGCGTCGTCCTCCAGGCGGGCCGGTCGACCCGCCATCTGCGGCAGTTCATGAAGCGGATGGCCACGAAAGTCGTGCGTAAGCTCGACAACGGCCTCCGGCGGCTACGCGAGGCGGACCGGTACACCCGCCATCCGGTGTCGCAGTACATCGTGCGCAAGAAAGACCAGGCCAGGCGAGGCACGCGACGGGTTCCCGAGAAGATCATCACCCTTGCGCCCGCGATACTTCAGTAG